In a genomic window of Streptomyces sp. NBC_01231:
- a CDS encoding RecQ family ATP-dependent DNA helicase: protein MTHTSNAELRAAADAVLVRLVGDSTGSARLREDQWRAIEALVADKRRALVVQRTGWGKSAVYFVATALLRERGAGPTVIVSPLLALMRNQVGAAARAGIRARTINSSNTEEWETVRAEVAAGTVDVLLVSPERLNNPDFRDNVLPELSAATGLLVVDEAHCISDWGHDFRPDYRRLRTMLTDLPQGVPVLATTATANARVTADVAEQLGTGTGSDALVLRGPLDRESLSLSVLQLPDATHRLAWLADHLSDLPGSGIIYTLTVAAAEEITAFLRQCGHTVSSYTGKTDNAERQQAEEALLANQVKALVATSALGMGFDKPDLGFVVHLGSPSSPIAYYQQVGRAGRGVEHAEVLLLPGREDEAIWAYFASVAFPPEETVRRTLDVLARADRPLSLPALEPLVELNRTRLETMLKVLDVDGAVHRVKGGWVSTGTPWSYDTERYAWVAKQRATEQQAMRDYATASGCRMEFLRQQLDDEEATPCGRCDNCAGPRFTAEVSPTALDTAGGSLARAGVMVEPRRMWPTGLPAIGVDLKGRIPPSEQATPGRALGRLSDIGWGNRLRPLLAPQTPDAPVPDDVVTAVVTVLADWAKAPDGWASGASDAPPRPVGVVTMPSRTRPQLIESLGARISAIGRLPLLGSLAYTDDAADLPLHRSNSAQRLRALSGALTVPPSLRAALQAADGPVLLVDDMTETGWTVAVAARQLLRSGAQGVLPLVLAVRG, encoded by the coding sequence ATGACGCACACGAGCAACGCGGAATTGCGCGCGGCAGCCGATGCGGTCCTCGTCCGACTCGTCGGGGACAGCACCGGCTCGGCCCGGCTGCGCGAGGACCAGTGGCGGGCGATCGAGGCACTGGTCGCCGACAAACGCCGAGCTCTCGTCGTGCAGCGCACGGGCTGGGGCAAGTCCGCGGTGTACTTCGTGGCGACCGCTCTGCTGCGGGAGCGCGGGGCTGGGCCGACCGTGATCGTGTCTCCGCTGCTCGCCCTCATGCGCAACCAGGTGGGGGCGGCCGCCCGTGCCGGCATCCGTGCCCGGACCATCAACTCGTCGAACACCGAAGAGTGGGAGACCGTCCGGGCCGAAGTCGCCGCGGGCACGGTCGACGTCCTTCTGGTCAGCCCCGAGCGACTGAACAACCCGGATTTCAGGGACAACGTACTGCCCGAACTCTCTGCTGCCACCGGGCTCCTCGTCGTGGACGAGGCCCACTGCATCTCCGACTGGGGCCACGACTTCCGGCCCGACTACCGTCGGCTGCGCACGATGCTCACCGATCTCCCGCAGGGCGTTCCGGTGCTCGCCACCACCGCCACCGCCAACGCCCGGGTCACCGCGGACGTGGCCGAGCAGCTCGGCACAGGAACCGGTTCGGACGCCCTGGTGCTACGTGGCCCGTTGGACCGCGAGAGCCTGAGCCTCAGCGTGCTCCAACTGCCGGACGCGACCCACCGGTTGGCATGGCTTGCCGATCACCTCAGCGATCTACCGGGGTCCGGGATCATCTACACCCTCACCGTGGCCGCCGCCGAGGAGATCACTGCCTTCCTGCGCCAGTGCGGCCACACAGTGTCCTCGTACACGGGCAAGACGGACAACGCCGAGCGACAGCAAGCCGAGGAGGCCCTTCTCGCCAACCAGGTCAAGGCCCTGGTGGCCACCTCCGCACTCGGCATGGGGTTCGACAAGCCGGACCTTGGCTTCGTCGTCCACCTCGGCTCGCCCTCCTCCCCGATCGCCTACTACCAGCAGGTCGGCCGGGCCGGACGCGGTGTCGAGCATGCCGAAGTTCTGCTTCTGCCCGGCCGCGAGGACGAGGCGATCTGGGCCTACTTCGCCTCAGTGGCGTTTCCGCCCGAGGAGACCGTCCGCCGTACCCTCGATGTCCTCGCGCGCGCGGACCGGCCGCTTTCGCTGCCCGCGCTGGAACCGCTGGTCGAGCTGAACCGCACACGCCTTGAGACCATGCTCAAGGTCCTCGACGTGGACGGCGCCGTCCACCGCGTCAAGGGTGGCTGGGTCTCCACAGGCACCCCCTGGTCGTACGACACTGAGCGCTACGCCTGGGTCGCCAAGCAACGCGCCACCGAGCAACAGGCCATGCGCGACTACGCCACCGCGTCCGGCTGCCGGATGGAGTTCCTGCGGCAGCAGCTGGACGACGAGGAAGCGACCCCCTGCGGCCGTTGCGACAACTGCGCCGGCCCCCGCTTCACGGCCGAGGTCTCCCCCACCGCCCTGGATACGGCCGGCGGCTCGCTGGCCCGGGCCGGCGTGATGGTGGAGCCTCGCCGGATGTGGCCCACCGGCCTCCCCGCCATCGGCGTCGACCTCAAGGGCCGGATCCCGCCGAGCGAACAGGCCACACCGGGCCGGGCACTCGGCCGACTCTCCGACATCGGCTGGGGCAACCGACTCCGTCCTCTGCTCGCCCCCCAGACCCCGGACGCCCCCGTTCCCGACGACGTGGTGACCGCCGTCGTGACCGTGCTGGCCGACTGGGCGAAGGCGCCGGACGGCTGGGCGTCGGGAGCGTCGGACGCTCCGCCGCGCCCTGTCGGCGTGGTGACCATGCCCTCACGCACCCGGCCACAGTTGATCGAGTCGCTCGGCGCCAGAATCTCCGCGATCGGGCGCCTGCCGCTGCTGGGGTCACTCGCCTACACGGACGACGCGGCGGATCTGCCGCTGCACCGCTCCAACAGTGCGCAACGCCTCCGAGCCCTGAGTGGAGCGCTCACCGTCCCCCCGTCGCTACGCGCTGCGCTCCAAGCCGCGGACGGCCCGGTGCTGCTCGTCGACGACATGACCGAGACCGGCTGGACGGTCGCCGTGGCCGCCCGCCAGCTCCTGCGGTCCGGCGCGCAGGGTGTGTTGCCACTGGTCCTGGCTGTACGGGGCTGA
- a CDS encoding ADP-ribosylglycohydrolase family protein translates to MTADFSPEGRLERALASLRGLAVGDALGSQFFVPVNYPLLKDRELPPGPWQWTDDTEMACSVVAVLAGHQRIDQDALARSFAEHHDFDRGYGPAVNRLLRLVREGGDWRELAAALFNGQGSWGNGAAMRVAPLGAWYAADPEQAVHQAEISAYPTHQHREAVVGAMAVAAAAALVAAPGGPPTPETLLDGVIALVPKSAVGAGLRRARDMLDYADPATVAAVLGCGRRTTAHDTVPFALWSAARSVGDYEQAFWTTAQVGGDVDTTCAIVGGVIASRRAGAPPAHWVARTEAFPDWVQLSA, encoded by the coding sequence ATGACCGCTGACTTCTCTCCCGAAGGGCGCCTGGAGCGCGCTCTGGCCAGTCTGCGCGGACTGGCCGTGGGGGACGCGCTGGGCTCGCAGTTCTTTGTGCCGGTCAACTACCCGCTGCTGAAGGACCGCGAGCTGCCGCCCGGACCTTGGCAGTGGACCGACGACACGGAAATGGCGTGTTCCGTGGTCGCGGTACTCGCCGGCCACCAGCGCATCGACCAGGACGCCCTGGCCCGCTCCTTCGCCGAGCACCACGACTTCGACCGCGGGTACGGTCCCGCCGTCAACCGATTGCTGCGGCTGGTCCGAGAAGGTGGTGACTGGCGCGAGCTGGCCGCCGCGCTCTTCAACGGGCAGGGGTCGTGGGGCAACGGCGCCGCGATGCGCGTCGCGCCTTTGGGGGCCTGGTACGCGGCGGACCCCGAGCAGGCGGTCCACCAGGCGGAGATCTCGGCCTATCCGACGCATCAGCACCGTGAGGCCGTGGTCGGTGCGATGGCCGTCGCCGCGGCTGCCGCACTGGTCGCCGCCCCGGGCGGACCGCCGACTCCCGAGACGCTCCTCGACGGCGTCATCGCGCTGGTTCCGAAGAGTGCCGTCGGCGCGGGTCTGCGACGGGCCCGGGACATGCTCGACTACGCGGACCCCGCCACCGTCGCGGCCGTCCTGGGCTGCGGGCGGCGCACCACGGCCCACGACACCGTGCCCTTCGCCCTCTGGTCGGCGGCACGTTCTGTCGGGGATTACGAGCAGGCGTTCTGGACGACCGCGCAGGTCGGCGGCGACGTGGACACGACCTGCGCCATCGTGGGCGGAGTGATCGCGTCCCGGAGGGCGGGGGCTCCGCCTGCCCACTGGGTGGCGCGAACGGAAGCCTTTCCGGATTGGGTTCAGCTCTCTGCCTGA
- a CDS encoding MFS transporter produces the protein MTTSQLIQNQKPGGPRREGHPGLALTVIAACQLMVVLDATIVNIALPHIQDALKFSTTDLTWVVSSYTLTFGGLLLLGGRAGDILGRRRVFMTGILLFTFASLLGGLAQEPWQLLAARVLQGVGGAIASPTSLALITTTFPEGPERNRAFGVFAAVSAGGGAIGLLAGGMLTEWLDWRWVLFVNVPIGVLIAVLTPLYISESERHTGRFDIFGAFTSTAGMALLVYGFIRAADSGWRDSLTIGSFGAAVVLLLAFAFIESRAKEPITPLRMFADRNRSGTYVIMLSLAAAMFGMFFYIVLFVQNVLGYSPIKAGLAFLPVTVVIALGAGLSQRFLPILGPKPFMLVGSTLAAIGLAWQTLIGSDSSYVGGVLGPMLVFGFGMGLNFVTLTLTAVSGVAQHEAGAASGLLNTMQQVGGSLGLSILTTVFGSASKDEAEKQLPQFLTDGTTEQKAEFAKTQQLPAPWGHEVLAQGISTGFIAAAAMAVLALVTAWLVIRVRKSDLEALAGTAGPGLG, from the coding sequence GTGACAACCTCTCAATTGATTCAAAATCAGAAACCGGGTGGGCCCCGCCGAGAGGGACATCCCGGCCTCGCACTCACCGTCATCGCGGCCTGCCAACTCATGGTGGTACTCGACGCGACGATTGTGAACATCGCACTCCCGCACATTCAAGACGCGCTCAAGTTCAGTACCACCGACCTCACCTGGGTCGTCAGCTCCTACACGCTCACCTTCGGCGGACTGCTGCTCCTGGGCGGTCGAGCCGGCGACATCCTCGGCAGGCGCCGGGTCTTCATGACCGGCATCCTGCTGTTCACCTTCGCATCGCTGCTCGGCGGACTGGCCCAGGAACCCTGGCAGTTGCTGGCAGCCCGCGTCCTGCAGGGCGTGGGTGGCGCGATCGCGTCGCCCACTTCTCTGGCCCTCATCACCACCACGTTCCCCGAAGGGCCCGAACGGAACCGGGCCTTCGGCGTATTCGCCGCTGTCTCCGCAGGCGGTGGTGCGATCGGACTGCTCGCCGGAGGCATGCTCACGGAGTGGCTCGACTGGCGGTGGGTGCTCTTCGTCAACGTGCCCATCGGTGTACTGATCGCCGTGCTCACGCCGCTGTACATCAGTGAATCCGAGCGGCACACCGGCCGCTTCGACATCTTTGGGGCATTCACCTCGACCGCGGGAATGGCCCTGCTCGTCTACGGGTTCATCCGGGCGGCCGACAGCGGGTGGCGGGACAGCCTGACCATCGGATCCTTCGGGGCTGCCGTAGTTCTGCTGCTGGCCTTCGCCTTCATCGAATCCCGCGCCAAAGAACCGATCACGCCGCTCAGGATGTTCGCCGACCGCAACCGCTCGGGCACATACGTGATCATGCTGAGCCTCGCCGCAGCGATGTTCGGCATGTTCTTCTACATCGTTCTCTTCGTGCAGAACGTGCTGGGGTACAGCCCGATCAAGGCCGGGCTCGCCTTCCTGCCGGTGACGGTCGTGATCGCGCTGGGCGCCGGCCTGTCTCAGCGGTTCCTGCCGATCCTCGGACCCAAACCGTTCATGCTCGTGGGCTCGACGCTCGCGGCCATCGGACTGGCCTGGCAGACCCTCATCGGTTCCGACAGCTCCTACGTCGGCGGAGTCCTTGGGCCGATGTTGGTGTTCGGTTTCGGTATGGGCCTGAACTTCGTCACGCTGACACTCACCGCTGTCTCCGGCGTGGCCCAACATGAGGCGGGAGCGGCATCCGGACTGCTCAACACCATGCAGCAGGTGGGAGGTTCGCTGGGCCTGTCCATCCTGACCACGGTGTTCGGCTCCGCCAGCAAGGACGAAGCGGAAAAGCAACTGCCACAGTTCCTCACCGACGGGACCACGGAGCAGAAGGCAGAGTTCGCCAAGACGCAGCAGCTGCCGGCCCCCTGGGGTCACGAGGTGCTCGCCCAGGGCATTTCGACGGGCTTCATCGCGGCCGCCGCGATGGCGGTACTCGCCCTCGTGACCGCCTGGTTGGTGATCAGGGTCCGCAAGAGCGACCTTGAGGCTCTCGCGGGTACGGCCGGACCGGGCCTCGGCTGA
- a CDS encoding ribonuclease HII gives MPYEPPTHTVERSLRATTGAKIIAGVDEVGRGAWAGPVTVCAAVTGLRRPPEGLTDSKLLTVKRRTVLAETLRGWVTSYALGHASPEEIDQMGMTAALRIAAVRALETLPVRPDAVILDGKHNYLGSPWNVRTVIKGDRTCVAVAAASVIAKVQRDKMMAELGIDHADFDFAANAGYPSPVHKAALEERGPTPYHRLSWAYLDALPQWQHLKKVRSWADGSVPEIEGQLGFDF, from the coding sequence ATGCCGTACGAACCTCCTACTCACACCGTCGAGCGCTCCCTCCGCGCCACGACCGGAGCGAAGATCATTGCCGGTGTCGACGAGGTGGGACGCGGCGCCTGGGCCGGCCCCGTCACCGTCTGCGCGGCGGTCACCGGTCTGCGCCGACCTCCCGAAGGCCTCACCGACTCCAAGCTGCTCACGGTCAAGCGGCGCACCGTTCTCGCCGAGACGCTGCGGGGATGGGTGACGTCATACGCCCTGGGGCATGCCTCTCCGGAGGAGATCGACCAGATGGGGATGACGGCCGCCTTGCGCATAGCGGCCGTGCGCGCCCTGGAGACGCTGCCGGTCCGTCCCGACGCGGTGATCCTCGACGGCAAGCACAACTACCTCGGATCCCCGTGGAACGTCCGTACGGTGATCAAGGGTGACCGTACGTGCGTGGCCGTCGCGGCGGCGTCCGTGATCGCCAAGGTTCAGCGCGACAAAATGATGGCCGAACTGGGTATCGACCATGCAGACTTCGACTTTGCGGCCAACGCCGGGTATCCGTCGCCCGTGCACAAGGCCGCACTGGAGGAGCGGGGCCCCACCCCGTACCACCGGTTGTCGTGGGCGTATCTTGATGCGCTGCCCCAGTGGCAGCACCTCAAGAAGGTCCGCAGTTGGGCGGACGGAAGTGTTCCGGAGATCGAGGGTCAGCTCGGCTTCGATTTCTGA
- a CDS encoding YdbC family protein, whose translation MLVKWIRCTVVDRRGFERGQRKWAGLLGEPGFRGQGGGWSRGRQGVAHVFAFWESRAFYDSFMARSHDRLAAAQSGTFKDIQVKLFDYRFDVKTGFEPRFTDADLVRVAHCRVHEERAEHFTLMQEKVWNPAMAGSPGMIRGLFGEAPGHEFLVLSMWRSAAEHGKYRTERVERLALRAQTEADIAALAGDIVELEPTWIV comes from the coding sequence GTGCTGGTCAAGTGGATTCGCTGCACCGTGGTGGACCGCCGCGGTTTCGAGCGGGGGCAGCGAAAGTGGGCGGGGCTTCTGGGGGAGCCGGGGTTTCGGGGACAGGGCGGTGGCTGGAGCCGGGGGCGGCAGGGTGTGGCGCACGTCTTCGCCTTCTGGGAGAGCCGCGCGTTCTACGACTCCTTCATGGCCCGGTCCCATGATCGGCTGGCGGCGGCCCAGTCAGGCACCTTCAAGGACATCCAGGTCAAGCTCTTCGACTACCGCTTCGACGTGAAGACCGGCTTCGAACCCCGGTTCACGGACGCCGACCTGGTCCGGGTCGCCCACTGCCGCGTGCACGAGGAACGCGCAGAGCACTTCACCCTGATGCAGGAGAAGGTCTGGAACCCGGCGATGGCCGGTTCTCCTGGCATGATCCGCGGCCTGTTCGGCGAGGCGCCGGGCCATGAGTTCCTGGTGCTGTCGATGTGGCGGTCGGCCGCCGAACACGGCAAGTACCGGACTGAACGCGTGGAGCGACTCGCCCTGCGGGCCCAGACGGAGGCAGACATCGCCGCTCTGGCGGGCGACATCGTGGAGCTCGAACCGACCTGGATCGTTTGA
- a CDS encoding TerD family protein translates to MVNGLSKGIRKVEIALKWDPSAAGQPPTDLDIVAATYLASDPYEDPANVVHFDSRSPDGTIYLNRDSKDGKGFGWDEVMTVELERLDARYARVVVGVVIQQRPDRRTFVSVVNPALRIREGYTVLAEDDFGTVLGATASTVAEFVRQESGTWDFHPGLNGFEDDPATFATTMGRVHNP, encoded by the coding sequence CTGGTGAACGGCCTCAGCAAGGGGATCCGCAAGGTTGAGATCGCCCTGAAATGGGACCCGAGTGCGGCGGGACAACCGCCGACCGATCTGGACATCGTGGCTGCGACCTATCTCGCGAGTGATCCCTACGAAGATCCCGCCAACGTGGTGCACTTCGACAGCCGCTCCCCAGACGGCACCATCTACCTCAACCGTGACAGCAAGGACGGCAAGGGCTTCGGCTGGGACGAGGTCATGACGGTCGAACTCGAGCGGCTCGACGCCCGCTACGCGCGCGTGGTGGTCGGCGTCGTCATACAGCAGCGCCCGGACCGCCGCACCTTCGTCAGCGTCGTCAATCCGGCTCTCCGTATCCGCGAGGGGTACACCGTCCTGGCCGAGGACGACTTCGGCACTGTGCTCGGGGCGACCGCGTCGACGGTCGCCGAGTTCGTACGCCAGGAATCCGGCACGTGGGACTTCCACCCCGGCCTCAACGGCTTCGAGGACGACCCGGCGACCTTCGCCACGACCATGGGCCGGGTGCACAACCCCTGA
- a CDS encoding TetR/AcrR family transcriptional regulator — protein sequence MVTSRWTAAPAQASLRRRGAVLERAILDAALEQLSAVGWKGLTMEGVAAGAQTGKAAVYRRWPSKEDLVADALRAGLPRIEEVPDLGGVREDLLALCRRTRDAMFSRPGFALRAVIHECDSAQAERLHDVIIKGVVEPTVKLLCEAITRGIERGEVRSDAANGYVFDVIPAMMMYRSKVCASEWTDQDLEEMIDQLMLPLLRPTRG from the coding sequence ATGGTTACCTCGCGCTGGACGGCCGCCCCCGCTCAGGCTTCTCTACGTCGGCGTGGCGCCGTCCTTGAGCGGGCGATCCTCGATGCCGCCCTGGAGCAACTCAGCGCGGTCGGCTGGAAAGGGCTGACGATGGAAGGCGTCGCGGCGGGTGCTCAGACGGGCAAGGCTGCCGTCTATCGACGCTGGCCGTCCAAGGAGGATCTGGTCGCGGACGCGTTGCGAGCCGGACTGCCGCGGATCGAGGAGGTCCCCGATCTGGGCGGCGTGCGTGAGGATCTTCTCGCGCTGTGCCGCCGAACTCGCGACGCGATGTTCTCCAGGCCGGGGTTCGCACTCCGCGCGGTGATTCACGAATGCGACTCAGCGCAGGCGGAGCGTCTCCACGACGTGATCATCAAGGGGGTCGTCGAGCCCACAGTCAAACTACTCTGCGAGGCCATCACCCGTGGAATTGAGCGGGGTGAAGTGCGCTCTGACGCCGCGAACGGCTACGTCTTCGACGTCATTCCGGCGATGATGATGTATCGCTCCAAAGTGTGCGCGAGCGAATGGACTGACCAGGATCTTGAGGAGATGATCGACCAGTTGATGCTTCCGCTGCTGCGGCCGACGCGTGGATGA
- a CDS encoding histidine phosphatase family protein produces MARPRRIVLVRHGESTGNVDDTVYEREPDHALALTARGWQQAEETGKRLREVFGRERVSVYVSPYRRTHETLRAFHLDPGVIRVREEPRLREQDWGNWQDRDEVRLQKAYRDAYGHFFYRFAQGESGADVYDRVGGFLESLYRSFEAPDHPSNVLLVTHGLAMRLFCMRWFHWTVAEFESLANPGNAEMRMLVLGDDGKYALDRPFERWRDPEPYGITG; encoded by the coding sequence ATGGCACGACCACGGCGCATCGTCCTTGTCCGGCACGGCGAGTCAACGGGCAATGTTGATGACACCGTTTACGAGCGTGAACCCGACCACGCCCTCGCCCTCACCGCGAGGGGATGGCAGCAGGCAGAGGAGACCGGTAAACGGCTGCGCGAGGTCTTCGGGCGGGAGCGAGTCAGCGTGTACGTCTCCCCGTACCGTCGCACGCACGAGACGCTGCGGGCCTTCCACCTCGACCCCGGGGTCATACGGGTGCGTGAGGAGCCCCGGTTGCGTGAACAGGACTGGGGCAACTGGCAGGACCGCGACGAAGTCCGTCTCCAGAAGGCATACCGGGACGCGTACGGGCACTTCTTCTACCGATTCGCCCAGGGCGAGTCCGGTGCCGATGTGTACGACCGGGTGGGCGGCTTCCTGGAGAGTCTGTACCGCAGCTTCGAGGCTCCTGACCACCCGTCGAACGTGTTGCTGGTCACCCATGGTCTGGCCATGCGTCTGTTCTGCATGCGTTGGTTCCACTGGACGGTCGCGGAGTTCGAGTCGCTGGCGAACCCGGGGAACGCGGAGATGCGGATGCTCGTTCTGGGGGACGACGGCAAATACGCGCTGGACAGGCCCTTCGAGCGCTGGCGGGACCCGGAACCGTACGGAATCACCGGATAG